A window of the Salvelinus fontinalis isolate EN_2023a chromosome 14, ASM2944872v1, whole genome shotgun sequence genome harbors these coding sequences:
- the si:ch211-221n20.8 gene encoding fibrillin-2, with protein MGRCSEAYPRFYDLNQKFRQGTPRPQEESDLACCSSTAVWDLRNGKYRIPGQDVEEYSTAPYVELLDWFVGKDNSTRFISHLEETVEETRLASRNLAHPVDPNRLYLLLGQEMMPRPRTHLLVLLAAICVAEPLTTPNGSDNEVLKHTEASLTKSQNLEVENTIGNFSRTEQGGGPAATTAASFNTTSTPAPAPTPTPQCPGNQVVLVGSEGCGCPVGMVNIAGENCTCPVGYTLQRAAGCLDVDECKGEGPGPCSLHANCTNTPGSYLCKCLRGYLMGAGGCQDIDECALAEVTGLQACGSGADCRNTLGSFSCSCPVGYVMALDGHSCVDVDECSFEEQCRRELGNVCVNTPGSFVCQCQPGFSAEAPACIDVDECKENPEVCAGQGVCENTLGSYKCVCQRGYRGNGTYCEDENECASGRHGCDTNARCGNIIGSYFCQCYQGFNGDGYSCFDVDECALSNGHCEHNCTNEPGGYSCHCGTGYQLAQDGHNCTDVDECVVQNGTCEQVCTNTQGSFLCSCRPGYQLHIDRHSCVDIDECKLQNGACSHTCTNTPGGHTCSCPAPLLLHADNTSCVNVTSCDFRRGGCDHVCTVRAEGLLYCSCSAGWELGKDLRSCLDVNECGDFTNGGCEQLCQNHPGGFNCSCGEGYVARTDDTTKCQPVCDPPCQNYGACVAPHSCDCPAGYPGPGCSAMCSPPCAHGGTCIRWNMCLCLPGWTGTGCHTAVCELPCANGGRCVGPETCHCPSDYTGPQCLSPLCTPACQNGGRCVDVNKCTCVGGWQGARCQIEPVQCQKPCKNGGVCVGLNRCRCASDFTGSLCETAVTTPCVPPCQHGATCSPHNKCTCPEGTAGIHCERLTCPVVTTVVSMARAVRKGVRESYVDRCGPLGVQLCTKYRINQARVYLQAYRVGYRVQCPEKNGR; from the exons ATGGGTCGCTGCTCTGAGGCTTACCCTCGCT TTTATGACCTCAATCAAAAGTTCAGACAGGGGACGCCGCGCCCTCAGGAGGAGAGCGATTTAGCTTGTTGTTCCTCCACTGCGGTTTGGGATTTAAGGAACGGGAAGTATAGAATTCCTGGACAGGATGTGGAGGAGTACAGCACAGCCCCTTACGTCGAGTTGCTGGATTGGTTTGTGGGGAAAGACAACTCCACACGATTTATCTCGCATCTGGAGGAGACCGTGGAAGAAACGCGTTTGGCAAGTCGAAACCTCGCTCACCCAGTGGACCCAAATCGACTTTATCTGTTACTG GGTCAGGAGATGATGCCACGGCCTCGGACTCACCTTCTGGTGCTGCTGGCAGCGATATGTGTGGCAGAGCCCCTTACCACCCCCAATGGCAGCGACAACGAGgtcctgaaacacacagaggcGTCACTCACCAAGAGCCAG AACCTAGAGGTCGAGAACACCATTGGGAACTTCAGTAGAACTGAGCAGGGGGGTGGACCAGCCGCAA CCACGGCAGCCTCTTTCAACACCACATctaccccagccccagctccTACCCCCACCCCTCAGTGCCCAGGTAATCAGGTAGTGTTGGTGGGCAGCGAGGGCTGTGGATGCCCTGTTGGCATGGTGAATATTGCAGGAGAGAACTGCACCTGCCCTGTGGGTTACACTCTGCAGCGGGCAGCAGGGTGCCTAG ATGTAGATGAGTGTAAAGGGGAGGGGCCAGGACCATGCAGTCTCCATGCCAACTGCACAAACACACCCGGCTCATACCTGTGCAAATGTCTCCGTGGTTACCTGATGGGTGCAGGAGGATGCCAAG atatTGATGAGTGTGCTCTAGCTGAAGTGACAGGGCTGCAGGCCTGTGGGTCTGGGGCAGACTGCAGGAACACCCTTGGATCCTTCTCATGTTCCTGTCCAGTTGGATACGTTATGGCTCTTGACGGACACAGTTGTGTGG ACGTTGATGAGTGCAGCTTTGAGGAGCAGTGTCGCAGGGAGCTGGGAAACGTGTGTGTGAACACCCCTGGTAGCTTCGTGTGTCAGTGTCAGCCTGGCTTCAGCGCAGAGGCCCCAGCCTGCATCG atGTGGATGAGTGCAAGGAAAATCCAGAGGTGTGTgctggtcagggtgtgtgtgagaaCACTCTTGGGAGTTATAAGTGTGTCTGCCAAAGAGGTTACCGGGGCAATGGCACATACTGTGAAG ATGAGAATGAGTGTGCATCAGGGCGTCACGGTTGTGATACTAATGCTCGCTGTGGGAACATCATTGGCTCCTACTTCTGCCAGTGTTACCAGGGCTTCAATGGGGATGGCTACTCTTGCTTCG ATGTTGATGAGTGTGCCCTGAGCAATGGTCACTGTGAGCACAACTGCACCAACGAGCCAGGAGGCTACAGCTGCCACTGTGGCACAGGCTACCAGCTAGCCCAGGACGGACACAACTGCACAG ACGTTGATGAGTGTGTGGTGCAGAACGGGACGTGTGAGCAGGTGTGCACCAACACGCAGGGCTCCTTCCTGTGTTCCTGCCGACCTGGCTACCAGCTTCATATCGACCGCCACAGCTGTGTAG atattGACGAGTGTAAGCTCCAGAACGGGGCCTGCTCCCACACCTGCACCAACACACCAGGGGGACACACGTGTTCCTGTCCCGCCCCTCTACTGCTGCACGCGGACAATACCAGCTGTGTCA ACGTGACGTCGTGCGACTTTAGGAGAGGCGGCTGTGACCACGTGTGTACTGTACGCGCCGAGGGGCTTCTCTACTGTAGCTGCAGTGCAGGATGGGAACTGGGCAAGGACCTGAGGAGTTGCCTGG aTGTGAATGAGTGTGGGGACTTCACTAACGGCGGTTGTGAGCAGCTGTGTCAGAACCACCCTGGTGGCTTTAACTGCAGCTGCGGGGAGGGCTATGTAGCTCGTACCGACGACACCACCAAGTGCCAAC CGGTGTGTGACCCCCCATGTCAGAACTATGGAGCGTGTGTGGCCCCTCACTCTTGTGACTGTCCTGCAGGTTACCCTGGTCCTGGCTGTTCAG CCATGTGCTCCCCGCCCTGTGCCCATGGAGGAACATGTATACGCTGGAACATGTGTCTCTGCCTACCTGGCTGGACGGGGACCGGCTGTCACACAG ctgtgTGTGAGCTGCCCTGTGCCAACGGTGGTCGCTGTGTGGGCCCGGAGACCTGCCATTGCCCCTCGGACTACACGGGCCCTCAGTGCCTCTCAC CTCTGTGCACACCAGCCTGTCAGAACGGAGGGAGGTGCGTAGATGTCAACAAATGCACGTGTGTCGGAGGGTGGCAAGGCGCTCGCTGCCAGATAG AGCCTGTGCAGTGCCAAAAGCCCTGTAAAAATGGTGGCGTGTGTGTGGGCCTCAACAGATGTCGTTGTGCCAGTGACTTTACTGGGAGTCTCTGTGAGAcag CGGTGACCACCCCCTGTGTGCCCCCTTGTCAACACGGTGCCACCTGTAGTCCTCACAACAAGTGCACCTGTCCAGAGGGCACGGCTGGGATCCACTGTGAGAGGCT GACGTGTCCTGTGGTCACTACTGTGGTCAGTATGGCCCGTGCCGTCAGGAAGGGTGTGAGGGAGAGTTACGTTGACCGCTGTGGACCCCTGGGAGTTCAGCTCTGCACCAAGTACAG GATCAACCAGGCGCGTGTGTATCTGCAAGCTTACAGGGTGGGCTATAGGGTCCAATGtcctgagaagaatgggagatga
- the LOC129811020 gene encoding SUN domain-containing protein 2-like: MSRRSMRLVLGGYYNQSSEDDESSSVSYRESPVRVFPKRKRGGHKVASSRTSSRANSVASTASIANTMEPPSNAEDYIVVSSLAQRRKTFQEPQSVAPAPAPSLNLAPSPRGFPSCQTSLNQAQSQSIAVDSSGYSSSEARCFKGYSGYTSLYGQRASASQSSGANRKSASASWTPPFVPAGVGKAILIAFLLLLTFGCWHLAPLVWSTLTPTMTLNRPVITPTPPPIFSLPPKAMDGASVFNFALEAKMNTILTEIEILKKDHQQKFVTEMVERLQTDLTDVRTDMRNVTVRVDSVDPLDWDRRLSQQTAGFTSQVDDLKEQHTHIRGRVAALEDQTATLQQQVYSVQNQPPPEPSPTKADAHLTTELKEAMAKWLHENVPQNEPRVVKEIVNDCSPPLADRMPDFALESQGASIVSTRCSETYRSRSACVTFLGIPLWYPSESPRTIIQGQPVQAGKCWAFHGAQGTLVIALSHPARITHVTLEHLPVSTAPTGRINSAPKAFSVYGMSTETEDGTFLGTFTYDQHGEPIQTFQLPNPTRAIYRYVELRVLSNWGHLKYTCVYRFRVHGHMAPSSI; encoded by the exons atGTCGCGACGGAGTATGAGGCTGGTTTTAGGGGGATACTACAACCAATCCTCCGAGGATGACGAATCCTCCTCAGTTTCCTACAGGGAGAGccctgtgag ggtcTTTCctaagaggaagagagggggtcaTAAAGTGGCCTCCTCTCGTACCTCCAGCCGGGCCAACAGCGTGGCTAGCACCGCTAGCATTGCTAACACGATGGAGCCACCCAGTAATGCTGAGGACTACATTG TGGTCTCAAGTTTGGCTCAGAGGAGGAAGACCTTCCAGGAGCCTCAAAGTGTGGCTCCAGCACCAGCCCCCAGCCTGAATCTGGCTCCTAGCCCCAGGGGCTTCCCCTCCTGCCAGACCAGCCTTAACCAGGCCCAGAGCCAGAGCATCGCCGTGGACAGCTCTGGTTACTCCTCTTCAGAGGCAAGATGTTTCAAAGGATACTCTGGATACACCTCTTTATACGGACAAAGGGCTAGCGCCAGCCAGAGCTCTGGCGCCAACAGGAAAAGCGCCAGCGCCAGCTGGA CCCCCCCGTTTGTCCCTGCCGGTGTGGGGAAGGCCATTCTAAttgccttcctcctcctcttgacTTTTG GCTGCTGGCACCTTGCACCCTTAGTATGGTCCACCCTGACTCCGACTATGACCCTGAACCGACCAGTCATCACCCCGACTCCACCCCCTATCTTCAGTCTGCCTCCCAAGGCTATG GATGGCGCGTCGGTATTTAATTTTGCTTTGGAAGCCAAGATGAACACCATCCtg ACAGAAATAGAAATACTTAAGAAAGACCACCAGCAGAAATTTGTTACCGAG ATGGTagagagactacagacagacttgACAGACGTGAGGACAGACATGAGGAATGTGACAGTGAGAGTGGACAG TGTGGATCCTTTGGATTGGGACCGTCGTTTGAGCCAGCAGACAGCCGGCTTCACCAGTCAGGTAGACGACCTCaaggagcaacacacacacatcaggggGAGAGTCGCTGCCCTGGAGGACCAGACTGCCACG CTGCAGCAACAGGTCTACTCTGTCCAGAACCAGCCTCCTCCAGAGCCCAGCCCCACCAAAGCCGACGCACACCTGACCACCGAGCTCAAAGAGGCCATGGCCAAATGGCTGCATGAGAATGTGCCCCAGAATGAGCCACGGGTAGTGAAAGAGATTGTGAATGACTGCAGTCCTCCATTGGCCGACAGGATGCCGGACTTTGCCTTAGAGTCCCAAGGTGCCAGCATTGTGAGCACGCGGTGTTCCGAGACGTACCGCAGCCGCTCGGCATGTGTGACCTTCCTGGGTATACCTCTCTGGTACCCCTCTGAGAGCCCCCGCACCATTATCCAG GGCCAGCCTGTGCAGGCTGGGAAGTGTTGGGCGTTCCACGGTGCGCAGGGCACCTTAGTCATCGCCCTGTCTCATCCCGCTCGCATCACCCACGTCACCCTGGAACACCTGCCTGTATCCACCGCCCCCACCGGACGCATCAACAGCGCCCCCAAGGCCTTCTCTGTCTAC GGTATGTCCACCGAGACAGAAGACGGCACCTTCCTGGGAACCTTCACTTATGACCAGCATGGAGAGCCAATCCAAACCTTCCAACTGCCC aacCCTACCAGGGCCATCTATCGCTATGTGGAGCTGCGCGTTCTGAGTAACTGGGGTCACCTAAAGTACACGTGCGTGTACCGCTTCCGTGTTCACGGACACATGGCCCCATCCTCCATATGA